In a single window of the Phycisphaerales bacterium genome:
- a CDS encoding rRNA pseudouridine synthase: MRLQKFLSDAGVASRRRAEELIRAGHVLVNEEIVDALPAFVDPRTDRVRVGGRIVKAQRFLYFLVHKPKGFVCTNRDPEGRPRAVDLLPEGAGRLFSVGRLDVDSTGLLLMTNDGELGERLTHPRYGVPKTYHAEVRGRISAEHAVQLKAGIHLAEGKAHAAQVELLHSGLDRSALMITLHEGRNRQVRRMLARLGHKVRRLKRTHIGPLSIRGLPVGACRQLSDAELEALRRLAEQGAVAAADARRGTRRTPSRRSGPSKKRSAPTGKSPVRPPRGTVAPPGRTPGGRRGRDPDRDGPRGPQRRVIY, encoded by the coding sequence ATGCGATTGCAGAAATTCCTTTCCGATGCGGGTGTTGCCTCGCGCCGGCGCGCCGAGGAGTTGATCCGCGCGGGCCATGTGCTTGTCAACGAGGAAATCGTTGATGCACTGCCGGCTTTTGTTGATCCCCGCACGGACCGGGTGCGTGTGGGGGGACGAATCGTGAAGGCCCAGCGTTTCTTGTATTTTCTGGTGCACAAGCCGAAGGGCTTCGTGTGTACGAACCGCGACCCCGAGGGGCGGCCGCGCGCCGTGGACCTGCTGCCCGAAGGCGCGGGGCGCCTGTTTTCCGTCGGCCGGCTCGACGTGGACAGTACCGGCCTGCTGCTCATGACCAATGATGGCGAACTGGGCGAACGGCTCACCCATCCGCGCTACGGCGTGCCGAAAACCTACCATGCCGAGGTGCGGGGCCGGATTTCAGCAGAGCATGCTGTCCAGCTTAAGGCCGGGATTCACCTCGCCGAGGGCAAGGCGCACGCAGCGCAAGTTGAACTGCTGCACAGTGGCCTGGATCGGTCGGCGCTTATGATTACGCTGCATGAGGGGCGCAATCGGCAGGTGCGACGCATGTTGGCGCGGCTGGGTCACAAGGTGCGGCGCCTCAAGCGCACTCACATCGGGCCGCTCAGCATCCGGGGTCTGCCGGTCGGGGCCTGTCGGCAATTGTCCGATGCCGAGCTCGAAGCGCTGCGCCGCTTGGCGGAACAGGGCGCGGTCGCGGCGGCGGATGCGCGGCGCGGCACGCGGCGCACACCCAGCCGCCGTTCCGGTCCATCCAAGAAGCGGTCCGCGCCGACCGGGAAATCGCCGGTTCGTCCGCCCCGCGGAACCGTTGCACCTCCGGGGCGAACCCCCGGTGGTCGCCGGGGGCGCGACCCGGATCGGGACGGTCCCCGGGGGCCACAGCGCCGCGTCATTTATTGA
- a CDS encoding PAS domain-containing protein codes for MSPIVTSASATGRLDAGYLESLFLSAGLGIIACNNEAEIVAANPAATRLFGGTDRRLHGPVAALFAEADREAVEQMFDTVRTTFEPLEFRTRIGGTDADPLEYAVWFTPVLDADATVRGVSLWFRDVTERMRLRRTLKERERLASLGTLSRGVAHHYNNLLCCIATSVEYAINMNTTSAMRRALQRTADAVGRAAQMTRQLLAFAQADHSEGDLSDLTETVLFYCDENEQRLAQQHIKLLVDWQMLPIVPVRRDQVMIIMSNIVDNALDAMPSGGTLAVTLARRDENSVALSITDTGEGVDPRYIERIFEPFFTTKGALGQGAGRNAGMGLAVVHGLVGEMHGSITVSNIPGQGARFDIVLPVQR; via the coding sequence ATGTCTCCTATCGTAACTAGCGCAAGTGCCACCGGCCGGCTCGATGCGGGCTACCTCGAGAGTCTGTTTCTCAGCGCGGGTCTGGGCATCATCGCGTGCAATAATGAGGCCGAGATCGTCGCCGCCAATCCCGCGGCGACGCGGCTGTTCGGCGGGACCGACCGCCGGCTTCATGGCCCGGTGGCCGCGCTCTTTGCCGAGGCCGACCGCGAAGCTGTCGAGCAGATGTTTGACACCGTGCGGACGACTTTCGAACCGCTCGAGTTTCGTACACGCATCGGTGGTACCGATGCGGACCCGCTCGAATACGCCGTCTGGTTCACGCCCGTTCTGGATGCCGACGCCACCGTACGCGGCGTCTCTCTCTGGTTCCGGGATGTGACCGAGCGGATGCGGCTGCGGCGCACGCTGAAGGAGCGCGAGCGGCTGGCCTCGCTCGGCACACTTTCGCGTGGCGTGGCACACCACTACAACAACCTGCTCTGCTGCATCGCCACCAGCGTGGAATACGCGATCAACATGAACACGACCAGCGCGATGCGCCGCGCGCTGCAACGCACGGCGGACGCCGTCGGGCGAGCCGCCCAGATGACTCGCCAACTGCTGGCCTTTGCCCAGGCCGACCACAGCGAAGGGGACCTCAGCGATCTGACCGAAACCGTGCTTTTCTACTGCGACGAGAACGAGCAACGCCTCGCGCAGCAGCACATCAAGCTGCTCGTTGACTGGCAGATGCTGCCCATTGTCCCCGTCCGCCGCGACCAGGTCATGATCATTATGAGCAATATCGTCGATAACGCGCTCGACGCGATGCCGAGCGGTGGTACGCTGGCCGTGACACTCGCCCGACGCGACGAGAACAGTGTGGCGCTATCCATCACCGACACGGGCGAAGGGGTAGATCCGCGCTATATCGAGCGCATCTTCGAGCCGTTCTTCACCACCAAGGGGGCACTGGGACAGGGGGCGGGACGCAACGCCGGCATGGGGTTGGCCGTGGTGCATGGTCTGGTGGGCGAAATGCACGGCTCCATTACCGTTTCCAACATTCCGGGGCAGGGGGCCCGTTTTGATATCGTGCTCCCGGTGCAGCGCTAG
- a CDS encoding cupin domain-containing protein encodes MKVKPLHEHPQQTVGLEGARAVQMRMLVGPEDGARNFHMRHFEVAVGGHTPHHQHDYEHEVLILKGRGTVKSAAGDRPCQPLDVIWVPANELHQFVNAGAEPFEFICLIPAPQDCAR; translated from the coding sequence ATGAAAGTCAAACCCCTGCATGAACATCCGCAGCAGACCGTCGGACTGGAAGGGGCGCGCGCTGTTCAGATGCGCATGCTGGTCGGCCCGGAGGATGGAGCTCGTAATTTTCACATGCGGCACTTTGAAGTCGCCGTCGGCGGACACACGCCCCACCACCAGCACGATTACGAGCACGAAGTGCTGATTCTCAAGGGGCGCGGCACGGTCAAAAGCGCCGCCGGCGATCGCCCGTGCCAGCCGCTGGACGTCATCTGGGTGCCGGCGAACGAACTACACCAGTTCGTCAACGCGGGCGCCGAACCATTCGAGTTCATTTGCCTCATTCCGGCGCCGCAGGATTGCGCGCGCTGA
- the ndk gene encoding nucleoside-diphosphate kinase, giving the protein MERTLIIFKPDALQRHLVGRILARFEDKGLRITAMKLQHSTRKQVEQHYEVHRERPFYGDLVQFMTSGPVIVAVLEGPNAITVVRNLLGATNGQKADPGTIRGDFGLDQQYNLVHASDGPETAAKEIELFFRPEELVSYTRVTEQWIMSAG; this is encoded by the coding sequence ATGGAACGTACCCTGATCATCTTCAAACCCGACGCCCTGCAAAGACACCTCGTGGGCCGCATCCTGGCTCGCTTCGAGGACAAGGGCTTGCGCATTACCGCTATGAAGCTGCAACACTCGACCCGCAAGCAGGTCGAGCAGCACTACGAAGTGCACAGGGAGCGGCCCTTTTATGGGGACCTGGTCCAATTCATGACCAGCGGCCCCGTGATTGTCGCAGTGCTGGAGGGGCCCAACGCCATCACGGTTGTTCGCAACCTCCTCGGTGCGACCAACGGCCAGAAGGCCGACCCGGGTACGATCCGCGGAGATTTCGGCCTCGACCAGCAGTACAACCTGGTCCACGCGAGTGACGGTCCGGAGACCGCAGCGAAGGAGATCGAGCTGTTCTTCCGGCCCGAGGAACTGGTGAGCTACACGCGCGTCACGGAACAATGGATCATGAGTGCGGGCTGA
- the dnaA gene encoding chromosomal replication initiator protein DnaA, which yields MRNEPVLDWNRLLDRVRAYEPDLYRSWFKDLEAAQPERGELEVRADDLSHVQYLERHCRPVFLRAAQELTGLLVVVRFVGRETRGPVLLATNRPAVLAQFGLSADFVFDQFVVGPSNRLAHAACGAVCNQLGTLYNPLFLHGASGLGKTHLLQATCTEVLKRDGTRQVTYVTCESFVNDFVQAMAAGALPIFRENARASDLLVIDDVQFLANRESSQEELFHTFNALYQSGKQIILSADTPPNEIPTLEDRLVSRFNWGLVVQIDPPSRETRQAILHKKARLRGVEVPDEVIDVIAEHVEANIRLLEGALTRLITMTQLEGRPLTVETAREVLSSYATSKREQRPLRVSEILEVVSKHYGVRLQDLLGRKRTRSISHPRQVAMYLARRLTPLSLEEIGMHFGGRDHSTVLHAEARVENERTNVRELAHTLQQLTHQLLTRG from the coding sequence ATGCGCAACGAGCCGGTTCTGGATTGGAACCGTCTGCTGGACAGGGTACGGGCCTATGAACCCGACTTGTACCGCTCATGGTTCAAGGATCTCGAAGCCGCGCAGCCGGAACGCGGCGAACTGGAGGTGCGCGCCGACGATCTTTCGCACGTTCAGTATCTTGAGCGCCACTGTCGACCCGTGTTTCTGCGTGCGGCCCAGGAGTTAACCGGACTGCTTGTGGTGGTGCGGTTCGTAGGACGGGAAACCCGCGGTCCCGTGCTGCTGGCAACCAACCGGCCAGCAGTCCTGGCACAATTCGGGCTCAGCGCGGACTTCGTCTTCGACCAGTTTGTGGTCGGGCCGTCCAATCGGCTGGCCCATGCGGCCTGCGGCGCCGTCTGCAACCAGCTCGGCACGTTGTACAACCCCCTTTTTCTGCACGGGGCCTCGGGGCTCGGTAAAACCCATCTCCTGCAAGCCACCTGTACGGAGGTCCTGAAGCGTGACGGTACCCGGCAAGTCACCTATGTGACCTGCGAAAGCTTCGTCAATGACTTTGTGCAGGCCATGGCCGCGGGCGCGCTCCCGATTTTTCGTGAAAATGCGCGGGCCTCTGACCTCCTGGTCATCGACGACGTACAGTTCCTCGCCAACCGTGAATCCAGCCAGGAAGAACTCTTCCACACGTTCAACGCGCTCTATCAGAGCGGAAAGCAGATTATCCTCTCGGCCGACACGCCGCCGAACGAGATCCCTACGCTGGAAGACCGCCTCGTCAGTCGTTTCAACTGGGGCCTCGTCGTTCAGATCGATCCACCGAGCCGCGAAACTCGTCAAGCCATCCTGCACAAGAAGGCCCGACTGCGCGGCGTAGAGGTTCCTGACGAGGTCATCGACGTCATCGCTGAACACGTGGAGGCGAACATCCGGCTCCTGGAAGGCGCCCTTACACGATTAATCACGATGACCCAACTCGAGGGCCGCCCCCTGACCGTTGAAACCGCGCGCGAGGTACTTTCCAGCTATGCCACATCGAAGCGTGAGCAGCGCCCCCTCCGCGTGAGTGAAATTCTCGAGGTCGTGAGCAAGCACTACGGCGTCCGGTTGCAGGACCTCCTCGGGCGAAAGCGCACCCGTTCTATCAGCCACCCGCGCCAGGTGGCCATGTACCTCGCCCGGCGCCTGACACCCCTCAGTCTGGAAGAGATCGGCATGCATTTCGGAGGACGAGACCACTCCACCGTTTTACATGCCGAGGCCCGGGTCGAGAACGAGCGCACGAATGTCCGCGAACTGGCACACACCCTTCAGCAGCTCACGCACCAACTTTTGACAAGAGGGTGA
- a CDS encoding flagellar basal body P-ring protein FlgI, producing MSFHDRVAGGTVRGARRTPWVAAVLLLVCVTGCELLQRRVPPEEPPPPAEEESPDPTIRGTIGSITRLGSEELEPMRGFGVVVGLNGRGSGDCPTVIREYLIDYFAKQVGPLLPQDRRPTPAGLIDSLDTAVVEIRGVVPMGARANTRFDLQVEALTGTATQSLEGGLLLAAPLRYFEEAASGRGLIEGRVLAESSGPVFVNPFPEGEDGNLDPRRGLILGGGRTTDARVTRLLLLQPDYQLAQRVERRINERFGPRPRVAEATSAGVIEMRTPPQYARDPQRFIQLVQQLYVDNRTAFVDAQAAEIVRQVLARQVDVDRAALTLEAIGRTVVPRLQPLYGQNDPRVRFLAARTGLRLEDLSALPVLAELARTGPDELRVPAIEELGTNASPQVGLQLTPLLDEADPLIRIAAYEVLLQRAHPAVRSTPFALWLDRGQINFSLDIVESNGPPLIYARRTRLPRLAIFGPGVPVVAPVFYSNSDDSVTVFTRDNAPDVRVFTRRRNRMSEQLILPPRAAELARVLGDLPVLDDNRRPRGLGLPYSRALEVLADLCNSGTIPAEMVLEFSPLAEQLGRGAGPLGRPPGARPEGVRRDVVPPVPAAEPAPRPRPETEDERLIRTSEQQALP from the coding sequence ATGAGTTTCCACGACAGGGTCGCGGGCGGAACCGTCCGAGGGGCGCGGCGGACCCCATGGGTTGCAGCGGTGCTGCTCCTTGTCTGCGTGACGGGTTGTGAGTTGCTCCAACGGCGTGTGCCGCCCGAGGAGCCGCCCCCGCCAGCCGAGGAGGAGTCGCCCGATCCCACCATCCGTGGCACCATCGGTTCCATCACGCGCCTGGGCAGTGAGGAGCTCGAGCCCATGCGTGGCTTCGGCGTGGTGGTGGGGTTGAACGGTCGCGGTAGTGGCGACTGCCCGACGGTCATCCGCGAGTATCTGATTGACTACTTCGCCAAGCAGGTGGGGCCGCTACTGCCCCAGGATCGCCGCCCGACACCGGCCGGGCTGATCGACTCGCTTGATACCGCCGTCGTGGAGATTCGCGGGGTGGTGCCGATGGGAGCCCGGGCGAACACGCGTTTTGACCTGCAGGTGGAAGCGCTCACCGGTACCGCGACGCAATCGCTCGAAGGCGGGCTCCTGCTGGCGGCCCCGCTGCGTTACTTCGAAGAGGCCGCGAGCGGACGGGGTCTGATCGAAGGCCGTGTACTGGCGGAATCGTCGGGGCCCGTATTCGTCAATCCATTTCCGGAAGGCGAAGACGGTAACCTTGATCCGCGCCGTGGCCTGATACTCGGAGGCGGACGGACCACCGATGCGCGCGTGACACGCCTGCTGCTGCTTCAGCCGGATTACCAACTTGCGCAGCGCGTTGAGCGTCGCATCAACGAGCGGTTCGGGCCGCGACCGCGTGTCGCCGAGGCGACCAGTGCCGGTGTGATCGAAATGCGGACGCCGCCGCAATACGCACGCGACCCGCAACGTTTCATCCAACTGGTCCAGCAGCTCTACGTCGACAACCGGACGGCGTTCGTGGATGCGCAGGCCGCCGAGATCGTGCGGCAGGTGTTGGCGCGACAGGTGGACGTGGATCGCGCAGCGCTGACGCTCGAGGCCATCGGGCGCACCGTTGTGCCGCGGCTCCAGCCCCTCTATGGGCAGAACGATCCGCGCGTGCGTTTCCTCGCGGCGCGCACCGGTCTGCGGCTGGAAGATTTGAGTGCGCTGCCCGTTCTGGCCGAGTTGGCCCGCACGGGACCGGACGAGCTGCGCGTGCCGGCGATCGAAGAGTTGGGCACGAATGCATCACCCCAGGTCGGGCTACAGCTCACCCCGCTGCTGGACGAGGCCGACCCCTTGATCCGCATTGCGGCATACGAGGTGCTCCTGCAGCGTGCCCATCCGGCCGTGCGCTCGACCCCTTTCGCGCTGTGGCTCGACCGAGGCCAGATCAATTTCAGTCTCGACATTGTCGAGTCGAACGGCCCGCCGCTGATCTACGCCAGAAGAACGCGCTTGCCGCGCTTGGCGATCTTCGGGCCGGGTGTGCCGGTGGTCGCCCCGGTGTTCTACTCGAACAGCGATGACTCGGTCACGGTTTTCACGCGCGACAACGCCCCGGATGTGCGCGTTTTCACGCGGCGCCGCAACCGCATGTCAGAGCAGTTGATTCTGCCGCCGCGGGCGGCTGAATTGGCGCGCGTGTTAGGCGATCTGCCGGTGCTCGATGACAACCGGCGGCCACGGGGCCTCGGCTTGCCCTATTCGCGCGCCCTTGAAGTCTTGGCCGACCTGTGCAATTCGGGCACGATTCCAGCAGAGATGGTGCTGGAATTCAGCCCCCTGGCGGAGCAGCTCGGCCGGGGGGCCGGGCCGCTCGGTCGCCCACCGGGGGCGCGTCCCGAAGGCGTGCGCCGCGACGTGGTCCCGCCGGTGCCCGCCGCCGAGCCCGCGCCACGCCCGCGGCCCGAAACCGAGGATGAGCGGCTGATTCGCACGTCGGAGCAGCAGGCACTCCCCTGA
- the truD gene encoding tRNA pseudouridine(13) synthase TruD, with amino-acid sequence METLPRFLTDFAPLAGTIKADYTDFVVEEVPLYPADGEGPHTYFWLEKAGLSTFQVVQDLARALSIRRHQIGFAGLKDARAVTRQWFSIEHLEPERLQALELPRIRILAITRHRNKLRLGHLRGNRFVIRVRDTDAGRGDEARAALARLTAQGVPNYFGEQRFGYRGDTWEIGRALVAGNPDEAMDLILGRPGPADHGTIRRAREDYDAGRYEEAVQHWPRMFRNERQALRAIANNKGKKRRGLWAYDRSAKAFFVSSFQSYLFNEVVRTRLPHGLGQLWLGDLACRHGPNAVFRVEDVAREQPRADSFEISPTGPLFGYRMTEAQGAAGEMEAAVLKAAGLTLDRFHQEGVRTKGARRALRFRPADTELTLGADLRGPYLQLGFTLPRGCYATALLRELFRPEAVTAAAPEAEGADVSDTSD; translated from the coding sequence ATGGAAACGCTGCCGCGGTTTCTGACGGATTTCGCGCCGCTCGCGGGGACGATCAAGGCGGATTACACCGACTTCGTCGTGGAGGAAGTTCCGCTTTACCCGGCCGACGGGGAGGGTCCGCACACTTACTTCTGGCTGGAAAAAGCCGGGCTCTCCACATTCCAGGTCGTGCAGGACCTGGCCCGCGCATTAAGCATTCGCCGGCACCAGATTGGCTTCGCCGGCCTGAAAGATGCCCGCGCCGTCACGCGGCAATGGTTCTCCATCGAACATCTTGAGCCGGAGCGCCTGCAAGCACTGGAATTGCCACGGATTCGCATCCTGGCCATCACCCGACACCGGAACAAGCTGCGCCTGGGACATTTGCGCGGCAATCGTTTTGTGATACGCGTGCGCGATACCGATGCGGGTCGCGGTGACGAGGCGCGGGCGGCTCTCGCCCGCCTCACCGCGCAGGGGGTGCCGAATTACTTCGGCGAGCAACGCTTCGGCTACCGCGGCGATACATGGGAGATCGGGCGCGCCCTGGTGGCCGGCAACCCCGACGAAGCCATGGACCTTATTCTCGGCCGCCCTGGTCCCGCCGATCACGGCACCATTCGTCGTGCCCGCGAGGACTACGACGCCGGACGTTACGAAGAGGCCGTGCAGCATTGGCCCCGGATGTTCCGCAACGAACGGCAGGCGCTGCGTGCGATTGCCAACAACAAGGGCAAGAAGCGCCGCGGGCTTTGGGCCTACGACCGCAGTGCAAAAGCGTTTTTTGTATCCTCCTTTCAATCCTACCTGTTCAACGAAGTGGTGCGGACCCGCCTGCCGCATGGGTTGGGGCAGCTCTGGCTGGGTGATCTGGCCTGTCGACATGGTCCGAATGCCGTCTTCCGCGTCGAGGACGTGGCCCGGGAACAGCCGCGGGCGGACTCCTTCGAGATCAGCCCCACCGGTCCGTTGTTCGGATACCGGATGACAGAAGCCCAGGGTGCCGCGGGCGAAATGGAAGCGGCCGTGTTGAAGGCGGCCGGACTGACGCTGGACCGTTTTCACCAAGAGGGGGTGCGCACCAAGGGGGCACGCCGCGCCTTGCGGTTTCGCCCGGCAGATACAGAGCTCACGCTTGGCGCGGACCTGCGCGGTCCCTATCTTCAACTGGGCTTCACACTACCGCGTGGGTGCTATGCCACAGCGCTGCTGCGAGAGCTGTTCCGGCCCGAAGCGGTAACCGCGGCGGCTCCGGAAGCGGAGGGTGCCGACGTTTCCGACACATCGGATTGA
- a CDS encoding tetratricopeptide repeat protein — protein sequence MSYLLETLGRGLLPDLRAAFDSQIPGAEQDDPDRLRTRAAEAPTSYDLALRAGAACLRQVRLREAVESFRAAERLAPAAAAPWLGLACAADALGQLNEALHCLEQAAQRDTRDPAIAFAIGFCHERASAPEAATAAYQAALERCPELRNAYERLAAMAVRTGDLDAAIRHYEQLAKLDPGDLDVLLTLGNLYLAAQRPVEAIAQYQRALLVEPDAQDGSLASADRLADEGRLQEAIESLERLVRKYPGMAPFYVRLGDLYARAGDDPRAMSAYGQALETQPTFLEATVKLGTQHMRQARYAEAALTFNHAVELNDRLMTAFVGLGMAQHAAGREQECLATLDLAASLEPSSTLLFSETTRLQLKAAGPAEDPAEPNGEDELADILRRHQQAALSQPQHADVHYRYGLLLRQLGRSHEAIVAFRRAIALNPNYAKALVKLGICLQESGDRKDALAAFSGALQLDPRAVDTHYRLGLLFAQRNQFDLAFEQFEETHTNGMSPAAFRAHVALALQNIGMIDRAAATWRAICELTADHDVQLSQRESALRGLEQADGPPRG from the coding sequence ATGAGTTATCTGCTTGAGACCCTGGGCCGCGGTTTGCTGCCCGATCTGCGTGCTGCGTTCGACAGCCAGATTCCCGGCGCCGAGCAGGACGACCCTGATCGGCTGCGCACCCGGGCGGCCGAAGCGCCCACGTCCTATGACCTGGCACTGCGCGCCGGCGCGGCCTGCCTCCGACAGGTTCGCCTGCGAGAGGCCGTCGAATCCTTCCGGGCGGCGGAGCGACTCGCCCCCGCGGCCGCCGCACCCTGGTTGGGGCTGGCCTGCGCCGCCGACGCCCTTGGCCAGTTGAACGAGGCCCTGCACTGCCTCGAGCAGGCCGCCCAGCGCGACACGCGTGATCCGGCCATCGCTTTCGCAATTGGCTTTTGTCACGAGCGGGCGAGCGCGCCGGAGGCCGCCACCGCGGCTTACCAGGCCGCGCTGGAACGCTGTCCCGAGCTGCGGAACGCTTACGAACGCCTAGCCGCGATGGCGGTGCGGACGGGCGACTTGGACGCCGCGATCCGGCATTACGAGCAGCTCGCGAAACTGGATCCTGGGGACCTGGACGTGTTGCTGACACTCGGCAACCTGTACCTTGCCGCGCAGCGTCCGGTCGAAGCCATCGCGCAGTACCAGCGCGCCCTGCTTGTGGAGCCCGACGCCCAGGACGGCTCGCTCGCCTCCGCGGATCGGCTGGCCGACGAAGGTCGCTTGCAGGAAGCCATCGAATCCCTTGAGCGGCTCGTGCGCAAGTACCCTGGCATGGCACCCTTTTACGTGCGGCTGGGCGATCTTTACGCCCGCGCCGGAGACGACCCCCGTGCCATGTCCGCGTACGGCCAGGCCCTTGAGACGCAGCCGACGTTCCTCGAAGCGACGGTCAAGCTTGGCACACAGCATATGCGGCAGGCGCGCTATGCCGAAGCGGCACTCACGTTCAACCATGCCGTCGAACTGAACGATCGTCTCATGACCGCATTCGTCGGCCTGGGGATGGCGCAGCACGCGGCCGGGCGGGAGCAAGAATGCCTGGCAACGCTGGACCTCGCTGCCAGTCTCGAACCAAGCAGCACACTGCTGTTCTCCGAGACGACTCGGCTGCAACTGAAAGCGGCCGGCCCTGCCGAAGATCCCGCGGAACCGAACGGTGAAGATGAACTGGCCGATATCCTCCGGCGGCACCAGCAAGCCGCGCTGAGTCAACCCCAGCACGCCGATGTGCATTATCGCTACGGTCTGCTGCTACGGCAGTTGGGGCGCTCGCACGAAGCCATCGTAGCATTCCGCCGGGCCATTGCGCTGAACCCGAACTACGCCAAGGCCCTGGTCAAGCTGGGGATCTGCCTGCAGGAATCCGGCGACCGGAAAGACGCTCTCGCGGCTTTTTCCGGAGCGCTGCAACTCGATCCGCGCGCCGTGGATACGCACTACCGACTCGGGCTGCTGTTCGCGCAGCGCAACCAATTCGACCTAGCCTTCGAGCAGTTCGAAGAAACGCATACGAACGGAATGTCTCCTGCCGCGTTCCGTGCACACGTTGCCCTGGCACTGCAAAACATCGGAATGATCGACCGCGCCGCCGCCACCTGGCGCGCCATCTGCGAATTGACAGCGGATCACGACGTACAACTGAGTCAGCGCGAGTCCGCCCTCCGCGGCCTCGAACAGGCCGATGGCCCCCCGCGCGGATGA
- the ispD gene encoding 2-C-methyl-D-erythritol 4-phosphate cytidylyltransferase produces MSKVAVIIPAAGAGKRFGGDVKKPFALLDNRPIFIRSLELFINREDVCQTILTVAPDDYDVVREKYAANIMILGLKLVRGGTERYASVAAALAELDPAAELVCVHDAVRPCVLESWIDKVFAEAGKSGAAILAAPLSGTIKRVSGAGVIDETVPRAGLYEAQTPQVFRRDLLERAYAERPQDFHPTDDAELVERLGHGVTIVPTDRRNLKITQPGDISLAAALVKEMGRKIKGAPLGAFDEAQW; encoded by the coding sequence GTGAGCAAAGTGGCAGTCATCATCCCGGCGGCGGGCGCCGGCAAGCGTTTCGGCGGCGATGTCAAGAAACCCTTCGCCCTGCTCGACAACCGGCCGATTTTCATCCGGTCGCTGGAGTTGTTCATCAACCGCGAGGATGTTTGTCAGACGATTCTGACCGTGGCCCCCGATGATTACGACGTCGTGCGGGAGAAATACGCCGCCAACATCATGATTCTCGGACTCAAGCTCGTGCGGGGTGGCACGGAACGCTACGCCTCGGTTGCGGCGGCCCTGGCCGAGCTGGATCCGGCCGCAGAACTCGTCTGCGTACATGATGCCGTGCGGCCTTGCGTTCTCGAAAGCTGGATCGACAAGGTGTTCGCCGAGGCCGGCAAGAGCGGGGCAGCGATCCTGGCCGCTCCGCTCTCGGGCACGATTAAGCGGGTTTCGGGGGCCGGTGTGATTGACGAAACGGTGCCACGCGCGGGTCTCTACGAGGCCCAGACGCCGCAGGTGTTCCGGCGCGATCTGCTCGAACGCGCGTACGCCGAGCGCCCGCAGGATTTTCACCCGACCGATGATGCCGAACTCGTCGAACGGCTCGGACATGGGGTCACCATCGTGCCGACGGATCGACGTAATCTGAAGATCACCCAGCCGGGTGACATCTCCTTGGCCGCCGCCCTGGTGAAGGAAATGGGGCGCAAGATCAAGGGGGCTCCCTTGGGCGCATTCGATGAGGCCCAGTGGTAA
- a CDS encoding superoxide dismutase — MTLGSTAGFATAAPAAGNVSAAAAQDGDGPYRLSPLPYDYADLEPYIDAQTMKLHHDIHHAGYVRGANGALAELAAIRSTGGERIREVGALSERLAFHLSGHILHEVFWAVMKKDGGGDPPADSEIHKHLVRDFGSVDAFRAHYAAAAAQVMGSGWAVLGFEPLAGRLLVLQAEKHQNLGAWGTVPLLPLDVWEHAYYLKYQNKRTDYIKAFFEVVNWAEVERRLMACRTDAAAALTSA; from the coding sequence ATGACACTCGGCAGCACCGCGGGGTTCGCCACCGCAGCGCCAGCAGCCGGCAACGTCTCCGCCGCCGCCGCGCAGGACGGTGACGGACCGTACCGGTTGTCACCCCTGCCGTACGACTACGCCGACCTGGAGCCGTATATCGACGCGCAGACGATGAAGCTGCACCACGATATCCATCATGCCGGTTATGTCCGCGGCGCCAACGGCGCGCTGGCCGAACTGGCCGCGATCCGCAGCACGGGGGGCGAGCGGATCCGCGAGGTGGGAGCGTTGTCGGAACGGCTCGCCTTTCATCTTTCCGGTCACATTCTGCACGAGGTGTTCTGGGCGGTGATGAAGAAGGACGGCGGTGGTGATCCCCCGGCCGACAGCGAAATCCACAAGCACCTCGTGCGCGACTTCGGCTCCGTGGATGCCTTCCGCGCGCATTACGCCGCGGCCGCCGCGCAGGTCATGGGCAGCGGTTGGGCCGTGCTCGGCTTCGAGCCGCTGGCTGGCCGGCTGCTCGTACTTCAGGCGGAGAAGCACCAGAACCTTGGTGCCTGGGGTACCGTGCCGCTGTTGCCGCTCGACGTGTGGGAGCACGCGTATTACCTGAAATACCAGAACAAGCGCACGGACTACATCAAGGCCTTCTTCGAAGTCGTCAACTGGGCCGAAGTCGAGCGCCGCCTGATGGCCTGCCGCACCGACGCGGCCGCGGCACTTACGTCCGCATAG